Proteins from a single region of Spirochaetota bacterium:
- a CDS encoding tetratricopeptide repeat protein, with the protein MNDIINTKNIYKDINRKINFILKKGFNNIELKYLLEESNNIYNLSYNSNYFKGIAYSFYFKGVYHNYISEFEKAKQFLIQAYNIFEKLNDILSLSRVCLSLGYNFTERNYYLKGLIFYQKILYYLKRYKSLISKDIYIKTLNNIGVIYLKNNLFSKAREYFLQALKIADENNLTNFKVVHYENIGITYVKEKKYDMALFYFNKSIETLNSINIEINKIRGLSYIYYELGNLYKDKKEYDTAYIYFLNSIFYSYKINNNLQILLSNIEILEIFLFYKKFRNFKKHLIFILKLARQIKAVEPMANIYKILSKYFFIRNEFKKALFYKKKYIKYYNNLFKKMVFNKLTSQELELLDLQKEKEMEIIEIKRKKLKEKNIEIKKILSEIEVEINFSKKLFEKIFKSQNLNNGKYTIISNNSNYNKNSNKIYLTQCIYFEGNTYFIMLKIKNFELSGYFISLLIYTIFLKLIKLYGECHNIYIFFVNLLKKILDDKQIKFIKILIGNLIYDGYLKVYSNKNFISIKCIKKDNSNLEVLLENKKRKIITDFQNEQFIIFSFEESKQKLFLNTVNSLNTNFEINNLHDFSNFLLIKKSTII; encoded by the coding sequence ATGAATGATATTATAAATACAAAAAATATCTACAAAGATATTAATAGAAAGATAAATTTTATTTTAAAGAAAGGTTTTAACAACATTGAATTAAAATATCTCTTAGAAGAAAGCAATAATATATACAATTTATCTTATAATTCTAACTATTTTAAGGGAATAGCTTATTCATTTTACTTTAAAGGGGTTTATCATAATTATATTTCTGAATTTGAAAAAGCTAAACAATTTCTAATACAAGCATACAATATTTTTGAAAAATTAAACGATATTTTAAGTTTATCTAGAGTATGTTTATCTTTAGGGTATAATTTTACTGAGAGAAACTATTATTTAAAAGGACTTATCTTTTATCAAAAAATATTATATTACTTAAAAAGGTATAAAAGCTTAATAAGTAAAGACATTTATATTAAGACTTTAAACAATATCGGAGTAATTTATTTAAAAAACAACCTTTTCTCTAAAGCTAGAGAGTATTTTCTACAAGCTTTAAAAATAGCTGATGAAAATAATCTTACAAATTTTAAAGTTGTTCATTATGAAAACATTGGAATAACATATGTTAAAGAAAAAAAATATGATATGGCTTTATTTTATTTCAACAAATCTATAGAAACTTTAAACTCTATAAACATTGAAATTAATAAAATAAGAGGTTTATCTTATATTTATTATGAATTAGGTAATTTATACAAGGATAAAAAAGAATATGATACTGCTTATATTTACTTTTTAAATTCTATTTTCTATTCATATAAAATAAATAATAATTTGCAAATATTATTAAGCAACATTGAAATTCTTGAAATTTTTCTATTTTATAAAAAATTTAGAAATTTTAAGAAACATTTGATCTTTATACTAAAATTAGCCAGACAAATTAAAGCTGTTGAACCAATGGCAAATATTTATAAAATTTTATCAAAATATTTCTTTATAAGGAATGAATTTAAAAAAGCTCTTTTCTATAAAAAAAAATATATAAAATATTATAATAATCTTTTTAAAAAAATGGTTTTTAACAAACTTACATCTCAAGAACTTGAACTATTAGATTTACAGAAAGAAAAAGAGATGGAAATTATTGAAATAAAAAGGAAAAAATTAAAGGAAAAAAATATTGAAATAAAAAAAATCCTTTCAGAAATAGAGGTTGAAATAAATTTTTCAAAAAAATTATTTGAAAAAATATTTAAATCACAGAACTTAAACAATGGAAAATATACAATAATTTCAAATAATTCAAACTACAATAAAAATAGCAATAAAATATATCTTACTCAGTGCATATATTTTGAAGGTAATACATATTTTATTATGTTAAAAATAAAAAACTTTGAATTATCTGGTTATTTCATTTCTTTACTTATATATACAATTTTTTTAAAACTTATTAAACTCTATGGTGAATGTCATAACATATATATCTTCTTCGTAAACTTACTGAAAAAAATCCTAGATGATAAACAAATAAAATTTATTAAAATACTAATTGGTAACCTAATATATGATGGTTACCTTAAAGTTTATTCAAATAAAAATTTTATAAGCATTAAGTGTATTAAAAAAGATAATAGCAATTTAGAGGTATTATTAGAAAATAAAAAAAGAAAAATTATTACAGATTTCCAAAATGAACAATTCATTATTTTTTCTTTTGAGGAATCCAAACAAAAATTATTTTTAAATACAGTAAATTCACTAAATACTAATTTTGAAATTAATAATTTACATGATTTTTCAAACTTTTTATTAATTAAAAAATCAACAATAATTTAA
- a CDS encoding SpoIIE family protein phosphatase → MKKKASNSINLSNLNKSINEIVKNIRESPDIVIEELIKIDKSFNNYLENFKDRSEESLLLLVNIKYNLLLAYFYKEDFNEVIKYIDIIKNYYSKYKLKKDITYYKILITQGIMISEAGYPIEGIKIFKNILKKIKNKNLNNLLLTIYNNIGESYNKLHLFKRALFYYKKSLSIAKIEKDNYKYLTVLTNLSSLYIKIKKYNISRIFSLKGIKISKLLGEISLRTLLYKNLSLIKLQKNDIKKALIYINRSIFLAKKGLKKENIIEALLVKLNIYSFILKNFTLESNTVKINTLNKIKKISFYIYKKIKKQQLFRLLPDLFLIKSQIYESINDFKNAFIFYEKYLKANIKLKSESFIKENNLKEKSFQILKDLKEKELFYLKFNKLKKLNKRLNNLHTKRKNEIKIVKKIYNTLILPETPFIPGIHIYTNFKAGKDLSGDFYYFTVFSPTKIGVFIADICGHGIYPSFCTLLLKMFFNINLGKFSNENDIKSSFIINQINKFITYSIKLDNYITAFYCIIDIEKKIIDYCSAGHTPQLFFSDGNIILLKSNSPFIGIKEDLIYFNNEIHFNENSCIILFTDGIIENRLKDGTFFEIDKLINYFFSENNNDDKIKDEGINKTNENIDHEIIKYKIENIFSHIEKISKSSKFEKRSIKYRQTEKDDSTIIGIAFK, encoded by the coding sequence ATGAAAAAAAAAGCTTCAAATTCTATTAATTTATCAAATTTAAATAAATCAATAAATGAAATAGTTAAAAATATAAGAGAATCCCCTGACATTGTTATAGAAGAATTAATAAAGATTGATAAATCTTTTAATAACTATCTTGAAAATTTTAAGGATAGATCTGAGGAATCATTATTACTACTTGTTAATATAAAATATAATTTACTTTTAGCTTATTTTTATAAAGAAGATTTTAATGAAGTTATAAAATATATAGATATAATAAAAAATTATTATTCTAAATATAAACTAAAAAAGGATATTACATATTATAAAATATTGATAACCCAGGGAATTATGATATCTGAAGCAGGGTACCCTATTGAAGGTATAAAGATTTTTAAAAATATATTAAAAAAAATAAAAAATAAAAACTTAAACAATTTGTTATTAACAATTTATAACAATATTGGAGAATCTTATAATAAATTGCATTTGTTCAAGAGAGCACTTTTTTATTATAAAAAATCTTTAAGTATTGCTAAAATAGAAAAAGATAACTATAAATATTTGACAGTATTAACAAACTTATCTTCATTATATATAAAAATAAAAAAATACAATATTTCAAGAATATTTTCATTAAAAGGAATAAAAATTTCTAAATTATTAGGAGAGATATCCTTAAGAACTTTGCTTTATAAGAATCTTTCCCTCATAAAATTGCAGAAAAATGATATAAAAAAAGCATTAATTTATATAAATAGAAGTATCTTTTTAGCAAAAAAAGGATTAAAAAAGGAAAATATTATTGAAGCCTTATTAGTTAAACTAAATATCTATAGTTTCATTTTAAAAAATTTCACTCTCGAGTCTAATACAGTAAAGATAAATACTTTAAATAAAATTAAGAAAATTTCTTTCTATATATATAAAAAAATTAAAAAGCAACAACTATTTAGACTTTTACCAGATCTTTTTTTAATTAAATCTCAAATATATGAGTCAATTAATGACTTTAAGAATGCTTTTATTTTTTATGAAAAATATTTAAAAGCTAATATAAAATTAAAAAGTGAAAGTTTTATCAAAGAGAATAATTTAAAAGAAAAAAGCTTTCAAATATTGAAAGATTTAAAAGAAAAAGAATTGTTTTATTTAAAATTTAATAAATTAAAAAAATTAAATAAGAGATTAAACAATTTACATACAAAAAGGAAAAATGAAATAAAAATCGTTAAAAAAATTTACAATACACTTATATTGCCTGAAACACCTTTTATTCCAGGAATACATATTTATACTAATTTCAAAGCAGGAAAAGATTTGTCTGGAGATTTTTATTATTTTACTGTTTTTTCACCTACAAAAATTGGAGTATTTATTGCTGATATTTGTGGTCATGGAATATACCCTTCATTTTGTACACTCTTATTAAAAATGTTTTTTAATATAAATCTTGGAAAATTTTCTAATGAAAATGATATTAAATCCTCATTTATTATTAATCAAATAAACAAATTTATTACCTATTCTATCAAATTGGATAATTATATTACTGCATTTTATTGTATAATTGATATTGAAAAAAAAATTATAGATTATTGTTCAGCTGGACATACTCCACAATTGTTTTTTAGTGATGGCAATATTATTTTACTAAAATCAAACTCTCCTTTTATTGGAATCAAAGAAGATTTAATCTATTTCAATAATGAAATTCATTTTAATGAAAACTCTTGTATCATTCTCTTTACAGATGGAATTATTGAAAATAGATTAAAAGATGGAACTTTCTTTGAGATAGATAAATTAATTAACTATTTTTTTTCAGAAAACAACAATGATGATAAAATTAAAGATGAAGGAATAAATAAAACAAATGAAAATATAGATCATGAAATTATTAAATATAAAATAGAAAATATTTTTTCTCATATTGAAAAAATATCTAAAAGTTCTAAATTTGAAAAAAGATCTATAAAATATAGGCAAACTGAAAAAGATGATTCAACAATTATAGGAATAGCTTTTAAATAA
- a CDS encoding ABC transporter permease, with protein MNKHSNKIIKKNFFVFHFKIIKSFTSKLNKYFNYYGGIFGLIIYSFPAYFKEKKGNNLVNSIIINQIYFTGYMALKLIILVSLSLGAASIIELFTQLSKFGVLDYIGKILNIVFIRELGPLITAFVVAARSGTAIAAEISTMKVNEEVDALELLGIDPLKFIVFPRIVGVSISLTILYIYFATMGILGGFLIFYISQGIEFQVFINFIINNITLFDIFSGFLKSILQGLLIASISIYHGFQATNSTQIPQVTTKATMSNITAIFILNIILSIFFYI; from the coding sequence ATGAATAAACATTCAAATAAAATTATTAAAAAAAATTTTTTTGTTTTTCATTTTAAAATCATAAAATCATTCACATCTAAATTAAATAAATATTTCAATTACTACGGAGGAATATTTGGACTCATAATTTATTCATTTCCTGCCTACTTTAAAGAAAAAAAAGGTAACAATTTAGTAAACTCTATAATTATTAACCAAATATACTTTACAGGTTACATGGCTTTAAAATTAATAATACTAGTTTCCTTATCATTAGGTGCTGCTTCGATAATTGAATTATTTACCCAACTTTCAAAATTTGGAGTACTTGATTATATAGGCAAAATACTAAATATTGTTTTTATAAGAGAACTAGGCCCTCTTATAACTGCTTTTGTTGTTGCTGCTAGATCTGGAACTGCTATTGCAGCAGAAATAAGCACTATGAAAGTCAATGAAGAAGTAGATGCACTTGAACTACTTGGCATAGATCCATTAAAATTTATAGTCTTCCCTAGAATAGTTGGAGTATCAATTTCTTTAACAATTCTTTACATTTATTTTGCAACAATGGGTATTTTAGGTGGCTTTTTAATCTTTTATATCAGTCAAGGAATAGAATTTCAAGTTTTTATTAATTTTATTATTAACAATATAACTTTATTTGACATATTTTCAGGTTTTTTAAAATCAATTCTACAAGGTTTACTTATTGCAAGCATATCTATATACCATGGATTTCAAGCAACAAACTCAACACAAATTCCCCAAGTTACAACAAAAGCAACTATGAGCAATATAACAGCAATTTTTATATTAAATATAATTTTATCGATATTTTTTTACATTTAA
- a CDS encoding DUF370 domain-containing protein produces the protein MKNTDFLNIGLGSYVNKNKVVCILSPDGNAAKRLKEYAKKNHLLYDATAGRKTRAIIVTEANQVILSAIQVETLINRSDE, from the coding sequence ATGAAAAATACTGATTTTTTGAATATTGGCCTGGGAAGTTATGTAAATAAAAATAAAGTAGTTTGTATTTTATCTCCAGATGGAAATGCTGCTAAAAGACTTAAAGAGTATGCAAAAAAAAATCACTTATTATATGATGCTACTGCTGGTAGAAAGACAAGAGCAATAATTGTAACTGAAGCAAATCAAGTTATTCTTTCAGCTATACAGGTTGAAACACTTATAAATAGATCTGATGAATAA
- a CDS encoding secondary thiamine-phosphate synthase enzyme YjbQ — MKSYRKELLFNTKNRVEFINITFEVEKAIKESGIKDGLCLVNAMHITASVFINDDEGGLHNDYKKWLEEIAPHEPITLYEHNRTGETNGDAHLKRQIMGREVVIAITDGKLDFGPWEQIFYGEFDGKRPKKVLIKIIGE; from the coding sequence ATGAAAAGTTACCGGAAAGAGCTTTTGTTTAATACTAAAAATAGAGTTGAATTTATTAATATTACCTTTGAGGTTGAAAAAGCTATTAAAGAATCTGGAATTAAAGATGGTTTATGTTTAGTTAATGCGATGCATATTACAGCAAGTGTCTTTATTAATGATGATGAAGGTGGATTGCATAATGATTATAAAAAATGGCTTGAAGAAATTGCACCTCATGAACCAATAACTCTTTATGAACATAATAGAACTGGTGAAACTAATGGAGATGCTCATTTAAAAAGGCAGATTATGGGAAGAGAAGTTGTTATTGCTATTACTGATGGTAAGCTGGATTTTGGTCCTTGGGAACAGATATTTTATGGTGAATTTGATGGAAAAAGACCGAAAAAAGTATTAATTAAGATAATTGGAGAGTAA